ttcgtagaataaaaaaatatatatatattttctataatgatatatatttctataaaatagaaattcgtagaataaaaatatatatatatatatatatatattttctataattatatatatttctataaaatagaaattcgtagaataaaaatatatatatatattttttctataattatatatatttctataaaatagaaattcgtagaataaaaatatatatatatataattatagatataatatatataaatatatatatatttctataaaatagaaatttgtAGAATTGTtggcgatatatatatataattatagaaatatatGTATTCTTAGAATCCTAAAATTTTCAGTTACCTCGGAAGGACTTCCGAGGACCCAGAAGACCCCCGGTAATTAGAAAACTAATAATTAGAAAACCTCCAGAATCTCTGGAAGTCCTAAACTCTTTCCAGTCTTTAAATAGAACCGATTTTTCGTTGGTTCGCTGAAAGAGGCAAACATCTCGAGAGGAACAGACAGACCCGTTCGTTTCACTTCCTGTTTAACATACCTGTCCACGGGATAATATGCGTGGATCACGCGAGAATAGGGCGGCTGCATACAAATCATCAAACACGAGTGCAGCGCGTTCGGATGTTCCGCTATGTTAACGTTTTGTGTGTCAAGTAGCTGTAATAGATATTCTAATAAAGAAAGTCATATACGGCTAGGAGATCCATCGAAATGTTGATCTAATCGTTGTACACGGGGTCTTCCTAAGCCCAGCCATGTTGCAGATCGACCACGAATCTAATGAATCGAATCGCAAATAAATCGCACAGCATCGTTGGTACTCCGTtattaactcgtaaacggaCTGTTGCGTGAACTGTTGAAATCCATTTCAGAGGTCTAGCGAAACATTTAATTTCCAATGaaagaattgaaaaaaaaaagaatcgaaTACTTGCAAGTTTCTAAGGTTTCCGGGACTTTGAGCCAGCATGCAACGGTGCTTATGACTCTGTAAAGATCGCACGAGCTATCACGCGATATCAAGAATGAGCTGCGCAGCTTGGATCGCGGGAAGATGAAAGATAGAAGATCCCCGGTCAGAAATAAACGGAAGGAGCGGCACAGAACAGAAACTGCTGGTATGTCGGTGCGTTTCTGTGTCAGCGGTAAAGGTCTAATAGCGGGCCCGATTCTCCTATTCCTTTCGGCTTTATTACAGGCGCAGGAGCATTGATTATTTCTTCGGGATCGGTCGAAAGGAACGAGTCTGACGTTCTTCGGCCTCGCTAAGTTCACAGAACAGTGCTTAGCCTAGAAACTCGTCAAACGGAGGGACCTCCTTTTATGGTGGCTAAGCAGCTAGGCCTTTTACGTTGTCGCGAAAGATTCGACAGTCTCGTACGGATGCTCTTTTTATTCCGTACAGCTGAGCGGTACTCGTCGATGTTGAAGAACAACAAATGTTGCTACAAAACGGTAAATTACAATTGTAATCATCGAATTAGCGCGACGGCCGAGTCGATGGCCAAACGAATTCAAttttcattaaccctttgcacacgaagctattttaaccgtaGATCCAAAATCATTTTTCCGATTTACAGCATTTGTAGCGGTCTCAGAATCGCCGCTCCGGTGCAAAGGACTACGTCAAGGTCATGTTACGGttaaattaaccccttaacgtgcacgctcgagttaactcgagcgcgctgaACTGGCCAaattgtgcacactcgagataattcgagcgacgCTGtgctttatgttgctataatttttcacactcgaatgtaatcgagaattgaaaataacaatgtgaaagcaaaaaaaaacaatcgttttattggtATTTACCATTTACATGAGATtgtatatcctttttctacttatcacttacgacttatctcttccatgtgagccgctttccgacagcgtattcatattcagattctgattcgctcatttttcaatatatattttactaaaatataatgtaaaataaaatacaataataataataataataataataataataataatagtaatgttctgaaaattagaaatcacaCCAatcgtataaattaattaattgtatttttgtaattttcttaccAAGACAACGTCCTAAATTGTGTCTTTTCACATTAAAAAGAATTGATttcttttggccggcctttttaaaaaaaactgtgcattaaaaGGGGTTAACGTTATGTTATATCCAGGAAATTAATGTCTCCGACGTCTGCAGTGCTTTTTCAGTTCTTTCTCGCTGTCAGAAAATTCGTTTCACGGACATACAAGAGACTCGCGGATTCCTAGCTCGGCGACCGCCGCAACAAACTTTCGTTATTGGCATAACGGTGAGCCGCCGCCATTAACATAGCCTCTATTGATTCCTCGCGGGACTTTTCGCCGAAATAGGCGACGTCTGCTGGAAATTCGAGCGACTTGTTCTGGTATGCACGCTCGCAAGGGCAGGACCGTGGACGAGCATTCTCTTCGTAACGCCCGTTAGTTTTCGACGGGGCTGTACTTTTATTTTCGATGACCCGGTAATGACCAGTTCGATAACCGGTCTTCGTCGGTAACGACGGACTACGCAGCAATTTGACTCGGCAAGTGTGTCAAGCATGGTCAACGGCATTCGTGCCCGgcatctttttatttttttcgacGCTCCCGATCGATCCGGGATCGCGACGATATTCCTTTTCTTTCTTGTTGTCTTTTTTCCTTCGCCGAGGACGCTTTTTCCCCGCGCGGAAAGAAGAATTGGATCGGCAAATACGCTCGAACGGAGGTTCGGCCGATGATCTCCCGGGATCCCAGGTCGTTCCGAGCATGCGGCGATTAGCGAGATCCTCCTAATAAGAAGACACCACGCCAGCGTCCCGCTACTGAAACAGTTATGATGGATCGTGATCGCTTGGATCGACGGTGCATCGATCGGTCGGACATTCGCGAAGAAAAGGAAAGCCTGCGGCCGATCTATCTCCGATCAAATCTTCATGCTTCccgggtcgtcgtcgtcgttttaTCGAATtattcgctctctttctctctctttattgaACAAGGCAACCTGCCGAAGGAGGGTAGAGCAGACAAACGTTTCTTTCGATGAATGAAACAATAATTGACAAGGTAATAGTATCGTGGTATTCGGCAACGATTTTGCGAATTGTATTTCATTCAATAACGATTTACACTTGGACGCATCTAGTCCGCGAAGTCCATTTTGAAGAATTCTGTCCTCGAAGTCAGCATTTATTTAttagcgaaacaaatagataatgataattaaataataataatgagtacaaaataatataaaaaaattctttttctttattattattattattattattattattattattattattattattatacagtgaATGGGTTAAGCCAAGAAATTCTGACGTATACCATAAtcaaatttataattataaaatatacttaAATAAATGTATTTCTCGTTACGCTTAGGGAAAGGAACGGAAACTGGCAACAATCTTGGTCAATTCTTACatcttttattcttttttcaATCGAGAGAAGACAACCGTTTCGCGTTGTAGGATGATCGAAAGTATGCAGACAAGTAGCTGGATCGTTCGCAAGGTTAACGTACGTGCCAAGAACGGTTTCCGGGGCGCGAGTTTCTGCGAACCGGCGGACTTTTGGCAGAAGAATTCGGTCGCGGTGGATCGCGAACGGGGGACACGCCGAAGAAGCTCTGTTCGAAAACTGGATCTTCGGGGTCCGCGGCGGCGAACGGCCGCGGCCGCGTCGCCGCGGCCAGCGGCGGAAGATTGGTCAGTGCCATTGAAAATAGTGCCAAAGGCGTGTGGTCATTGGCCGCGCGGTCTGCCCCCCACGTAAGTGCGCAAGCTATATAGAAGGCCCCGCGTGGAATTTCATCTTCAGAGTCGAGAGTCAGTGTCAAGGAAGTCCAGCTGAAAGTAGCGAAGTGAGTAGCCCGCACTAGAGTATTCTGGAAACGAGACTCGCCCGTCCTCGCCGCGTTTCGTTCTTAGACACCGCGGCAATCTACGTCGTGCGACGCCGATCTGTCTCTTCGACGGGGACGTTTCACGAAGAAACTCGCGGTCCTCACGCGGTTCGTCCTCTTTCCTTCGGCCTCTTCTCTTCGATCTCTGTCTGCGTTCATTGTCTCGGCGGTCTTTCTCTGTACAGAGCCTCTGCTCTTACTTTTAGGTTGAAAAATGGAAaatgatgcgaaatgaaaatcgcATTCGTGAATCGCGACGACCGGTTGCCAGGTGGAAAGTTCTTTCGGtctttaacaattttagtaatttGATGATACTGTAACGACTGGACTGCGTATCTTCGTGCATTTACGGGAAGATTGGGTGGTTACGATCTCAAATAACGTAAAGATTAAAagcaattatataatatacaagcaattataaaattaattaaagcaattatataataattattatataatatttttaatttgttaagATTGTTAACGGAAGAATTAACTTGCTGCTATTCGTTGAAATTGGTGCaaacaatgtttattttgcattcaAGTCCGCAGTCTGGTAATGACACCCTTCAATTCTCTCTATTTGTCTACCGTTTTAAAATTGACCTACGCATTTTTTAGccaaaaaatgcataaaattcgcggtctatttACAAGATATTCGGGCATCCGCGAGATTCCCGGGTACCCGGGGGTATTTCAAAAGATATACGAGACATGAGATAAAAATTCTAATTCGATGGTTTATAAATTGTACGGCGGAAATAATATGACCAAATAATATGaacaaattattttcattttacgttatttattttttaaaatataaaatctaacGCACTCGAAGGGGCATTAGTTAGATCTCCATTTCCATCTCGGTGGACGGTGATATTTCGTTTATCATATTTCTAATGTATGTTGTAATTTGATTTCTTATTTAAAACCTTTCACCTCTAACTTGACCTCTAGCTTTATCTCTAGGTAAACCGTTAAAAGAGTTATAAAAAGATAAACTGTATcttaaaatcaaaataatttttccataTTATTTTATCATATCATTTCCACCGTTAAAGTTTTATACCATCAAAGTAGGATTTTAGACTTTTCTATATCATTTTGCGATATTATTTTCACCGTTCAATTTTCATACCATCAAAGTAGAATTTTAGACCTTTTCATACCATTTTGCGATATTATTTCCACCGTTCAATTTTCACACCATCAAATTAGAATTTTAGACCTTTTCATACCATTTTGCGATATTATTTCCACCGTTCAATTTTCACACCATCAAATTAGAATTCTAGACTTTTTCATACCATTTTGCGATATTATTTCCACCGTTCAATTTTCACACCATCAAATTAGAATTCTAGACTTTTTCATACCATCTTGCGATATTATTTCCACCGTTCAATTTTCACACCATCAAATTAGAATTTTAGACCTTTTCATACCATCTTGCGATATTATTTCCACCGTTCAATTTTCATACCATCAAATTAGAATTTTAGACCTTTTCATACCATCTTGCGATATTATTTCCACCGTTCAATTTTCACACCATCAAATTAGAATTTTAGACCTTTTCATACCATCTTGCGATATTATTTCCACCGTTCAATTTTCACACCATCAAATTAGAATTTTAGACCTTTCCATAccattttgcgatataattccaCCGCTCAATTTTTACACCATCAAAATAGAATTCTAGTCGCAGCTGTACGCGATTTTACTTCCTCACGTACTTCACATACATCTTATACATCTTACGAAATACGAGATCTCGCTCGGTTTAGGATCCCTTCGAAGCGCGGCAGAGTTTGACGAGGATCGTCCGCCACCTCGTAATCAACCAGTCGATCGTCGCATCACCGTCGATCGCCGCGGGATTTCATAAATAATTACAGCGGCCGCGAATCACGGCGACCGAAGTCGCGTCCACGTGCCGTGAAACGCTCGGTACCAGCATTTTTCCGCGAGCAAGGGCGCCGGCGACAGTACAACACCGCGACCGCGTTTCCCTGTAACGGTACCGCTCGGGTTCAACAAACCGGCAGCATCTAGCAAGAAGTGGGCTAGTAGCTGGTGCTGCCAGGGCGACCTTAACAGCTCTGACACACTTACCGACAGCTGGGAGCCGTTCGCCCCGCGCTGTTCCCGTTTTTACTTTTCCTCGGTTTTCGTATCGCGGGTCAAGGTTCCAAACGACAGCCCCGGGTGGGACCGGAAGAGCTCGTCTTCGTCCCGTGGTCTGCGGTCACATTGTCACGGGAGTCTCGAACCTCTGTTGCAGGATGTATCAGAAACAGTACGCGGCGCTGTGCGTGGTGGTTCTGGTGCTGGGGAAGGTGGTCGCGCTGCCGCAGGGTCCGCAGTATCCTCAGCAGAGCCAGCAACGGGTCAGGGACGACCGGAAGTTCGCGGAGAAACCGAACGCCATGAAGAAGGTCGGCATCGACGAGCTGAACGAGGTGAACACCAATCAGATTCAGGTGAGAGGGAAGCACGCCGATTAGGTTTTCGCGATCGTCGCTGGCGAACCACGCGACGAATCGATGATGAAGCAAAGCTCCGAGCCGATCGAAATGATCGGTTTCACGTATCTTATTTGAAAATTGCTGGAACTGTAAAGGCTCTTTCATAGAAAATGTTTGAATTAATTTctggaaataatataataataataataataataataataataatataataataataatataataatataataatataataatataataatataataatataataatataataatataataatataataatataataatataataatataataatataataataataatataataatataataataataatataataatataataatataatgataatataataataataataattcacgtTCTGGAAAcaatttctaaataaattcggtcatATAATTCTCCCAGAGCAACGCGCATTCGTCGCTTTTGCTCCGTAGGTTCGTTGTTAATTGTGTTCCATTCGTCCCGACAGGAGAGCAACGGCAACAGCAGCTTCTCCTGGTCGAACATGCTGGGAGTGCTGATGCGACTGCTGCTGGGACGCGTGGCCGGCGACAACGAGGCTAGCAAAAACGAGATCGAGGACGGCGCGCCTGCTAGTCCCTGGGCCAACGTGGTCGCAGTGGGTCTGAGAGTGATCACTGCTCTGATCGGTGGTCCTCAGCAAGGCGACATCGAGGGCATCGACAAAACCAACAACGACGGGAGCCCTATGCAGGTGGGCAGCATCGATTCCGTTAGGTCGAGCCGTGAATAACTTCCGATTCAGCTAGGTAGAATCTGTTGTTCGTATCTCTGTCCACCGGGACAAACGAGTGTTTGCTTTCGCTAAATAGACGAGgcttcgaaataaataaaatcgagaAACGAAAGAGACAAATGAAAAGAACAAGATAAATGTCTGGTGACGaaacggaagttatttatgactcgagACAACATCGTCGGCACCGTGTCCAATCGAATCTTGCTCCGACAGTTCATCAGCATCGTGGTGAACCTTCTGGACGCCTTGAAGACCTCCTTCTCCCATCGTTCGTTCACCGCCAGGTCCGCCGGAAGACGGGACACCGTTTCGGAAGCCGCTGTCGCCTCCATCACTATGTTCAAGGTACGATCTTCTTCGGCAGGGTCGCAAAGCTGACAGAAGCTTTGCGTGTTAATTCGGAGACAGGGTTCTCGTCTTGAAACAAGTTCAAAAAACCGTCGGCTGCGGGAATTATCtttagaaattattttataGAACGCATTCCATTTGCGAGATACGGCCGTAAACGGCTATACAGGGTGATCAAATTGTTTCCGCTGGAACGCGCGTCCCTTCGGACCGTGCAGTCTGTTCCCCTAGCATTTTTCAGTGCCGTTAACGATAACGGAGATACTGCTTCGGCGGATCACTCTGTATAAGGTGTCACGCACCGCGAGCTCCGCACAGCGACCGCAAAAAGAGCAACACCTGTTCGCAAACTATCGCTTCACGGTCGAGAGGGTCCGGCCGACGACTGTTGGCAGGCCGACCCAAGTGTCACGCCCGCGCGTGACACAGGCTGTCGGAacgtaaatacagtaaattctctgaaattgttcctcttgtgaacaaaaatttcGGCAATTtcggacgaggagatacgacgataacagctataaaaacgagccgcaaagctccgataattgtatctccttcgTCCGTTGCTCAATTTTGTttgcaagccgagggacaatttgagagaatttactgtacacagcCGCGACTGAGAATACGAGAAGGAAACGCGACACGACTCGATTGCAGGGTTACATGAGGTCCTTGAAGAGCTTCAACAACGTCGGCCGAGCGGAGGACGAGGGTCAGCAGGGCTGCGCCGAGCGCGCCCTTTGCGAGGCGAGCGCCGAGTGCGTCGCAGACGCTCAGGGAACGTCGTCGATCTTCTGTCAACTTGGCTCGTAAGTCTCCCTCCGATCGAGCAGTCGAAGAAAGCCGATTACGATCATTTCTGTTACATTGCCCCTCAATTTGGAAACGAAAGTGGGCAactcgggaagaggagatgcgattgttcgagccttggggctcgctttcatagttgttggcaatcggcaacaataaaagcgagccgcgagactcgaacaatcgtatctcctcctttcACATTATAGCTttgttttagtatttatttgaaaataaattatgcaaCATTGAATGCGTATTGGGAAAGAACATATtgatatttataaaagtaaaatCAATGTCCATcttcgtttccaagccgagggacaatgtGAGAAAGTTGGCTGTATCTTTCATTGGAACGATCGAGTTGCCACTGTTCGATTTCCATCGACTTTCCATCGACGTTAATCGTCCTCTCGTCGAAGGTACGCGACCAGCTACATCCTCCAAAGGCAAAGCGGAGTGGGCTTCGAGGCCCTTTACGAGGCGGGACGACGGGGACGCACTGGACAGGACTGCAGGACCCTCTTCATGGACTGCAACGCGGTCTGAGAGCGCCCAGGCCGATGTTTCGCGGTTTCTCAGACTGTCTCGGTCGCCTCGAACAAACGGAAGACCCTAGGAAATCGAGCGGAGGTCAACCGATTACAGTTTTCCCTTTTTGGCGCGATTCCGAGAACACGGCGAGCCTCTGTCGCGCGGTGCACGCCATTTTCTATTGGCTAACAGCTCGATTACGTCTCCTGAGACACTGTAAGGTGCCGTAAACGCGACGATAACAGCGAGACGCTGACGAGGGAAAGCTGTAATCGCTCGCTGCGATTAATTGGTTGACAGTGCCGTTGGGTAACCAAGAAAGACACGCGCGATTTTCCTGCGTCGTTGTGGAATTTTGTTGAGTCGTTCTGAGTCGATAATCTTTCGTTCAAAAGCGCAGTCGAGTTGGCTTTCAATCGCGGCAGAGTGTACAGGTCGATTCGTAGGAGAAGCGCGACGGATTTCTTGGTCACCCGATAGAACCGATGAAATTGATCGAAGCTCTCGGTGTTCATGGGATCAGCATGGTAAGTCCTGGGAGTAGTGTTCTGTCTGATACCGCATCGATACTTATCGATACCAGTTAACAAATT
The window above is part of the Megalopta genalis isolate 19385.01 chromosome 2, iyMegGena1_principal, whole genome shotgun sequence genome. Proteins encoded here:
- the LOC117225501 gene encoding uncharacterized protein LOC117225501, with the protein product MYQKQYAALCVVVLVLGKVVALPQGPQYPQQSQQRVRDDRKFAEKPNAMKKVGIDELNEVNTNQIQESNGNSSFSWSNMLGVLMRLLLGRVAGDNEASKNEIEDGAPASPWANVVAVGLRVITALIGGPQQGDIEGIDKTNNDGSPMQFISIVVNLLDALKTSFSHRSFTARSAGRRDTVSEAAVASITMFKGYMRSLKSFNNVGRAEDEGQQGCAERALCEASAECVADAQGTSSIFCQLGSYATSYILQRQSGVGFEALYEAGRRGRTGQDCRTLFMDCNAV